One part of the Salinimonas iocasae genome encodes these proteins:
- a CDS encoding MotA/TolQ/ExbB proton channel family protein has protein sequence MFEFLEAIRDFTETGGQVLLVIGLLIFVMWLLILERAMYILVWHKSKKKQAIKEWKARSDRTSWYAEQVRQKKISTLSIQLNGSIPIIQALVALCPLLGLLGTVTGMIEVFDVMAISGSGNARSMASGVSKATIPTMAGMVGALSGVFASTWLNRKAKSERTHLEDAIIIERNV, from the coding sequence ATGTTTGAGTTTCTCGAAGCAATTCGCGATTTCACAGAAACAGGTGGCCAGGTTCTCCTGGTCATCGGTCTGCTGATATTCGTTATGTGGCTTTTGATCCTCGAACGTGCGATGTACATCCTGGTCTGGCACAAAAGTAAGAAGAAGCAGGCTATCAAAGAGTGGAAAGCTCGCTCTGATCGCACTTCGTGGTACGCCGAGCAGGTAAGACAGAAAAAGATTTCGACCTTATCCATTCAGTTGAATGGCAGCATCCCGATTATTCAGGCTTTGGTGGCGCTTTGTCCGCTTCTGGGTCTGCTGGGAACGGTAACCGGTATGATTGAAGTTTTTGATGTAATGGCAATCTCTGGATCTGGGAATGCACGCTCGATGGCATCAGGGGTTTCAAAAGCAACGATTCCGACAATGGCCGGAATGGTTGGTGCACTGTCCGGGGTTTTTGCCTCAACCTGGCTTAACCGTAAAGCGAAATCTGAACGCACGCATCTTGAGGATGCAATCATCATTGAACGTAATGTCTGA
- a CDS encoding MotA/TolQ/ExbB proton channel family protein, protein MKKLVVGLTAIGLSFGAVAQNDRALDLDALLKQLEEGQFTQSQQNKQREERFMQQRAQQDQILDETRAKRDQLLQQSEQLETQFEENEFKLADLNGALDNRMGSLKELFGVLQQVAGDTKSKFQNSVISAQIPGRSEFLDNMAQEMGKSSKLASIEEIERVWFEIQREMTESGDVEAFETSVVEAGGEKVTKEVVRVGPFALVSDGKYLDYNGTTGTVAELVRQPADRYQDSASALQNSDGNIVEFGIDPTGGSILGLLVQAPTLKERVEQGGVVGYIILIVGAFGLILAIWRLVALTITKAKVDKQLKSKEIKTTNPLGRVLKVRDTYPHADTEALELHLTEAILGEVPKLSRNLTIIKIISVVAPLMGLLGTVTGMINTFQAITLFGTGDPKLMAGGISTALVTTVLGLVVAIPMTLLYAMLNTRSKNIVYILQEQAAGVIAERAERS, encoded by the coding sequence ATGAAAAAACTTGTAGTTGGTCTGACTGCCATTGGCCTGAGCTTTGGCGCAGTGGCCCAGAATGACCGCGCGCTTGACCTTGATGCGTTGCTTAAGCAACTGGAAGAAGGTCAGTTCACGCAAAGCCAGCAGAACAAGCAACGTGAAGAACGTTTCATGCAGCAGCGTGCACAGCAGGACCAGATTCTTGATGAAACGCGTGCCAAGCGTGACCAGTTGCTGCAGCAATCTGAACAACTTGAAACCCAGTTTGAAGAAAACGAATTTAAACTGGCTGACTTAAATGGTGCGCTGGATAACCGTATGGGCTCACTGAAAGAGCTGTTCGGTGTGCTACAGCAGGTAGCTGGTGATACCAAAAGCAAATTCCAGAACTCTGTGATTTCAGCACAAATCCCGGGCCGTTCAGAATTTCTGGACAACATGGCGCAGGAAATGGGCAAAAGCTCTAAGCTGGCATCTATTGAAGAAATCGAGCGCGTCTGGTTCGAAATACAGCGTGAGATGACCGAGTCAGGTGACGTTGAAGCCTTTGAGACCTCAGTGGTTGAAGCGGGCGGCGAGAAAGTCACTAAAGAAGTCGTTCGTGTAGGGCCTTTCGCGTTGGTATCAGATGGTAAATATCTTGATTACAACGGCACTACCGGCACGGTTGCAGAGTTAGTACGTCAGCCGGCCGACCGCTATCAGGATTCTGCTTCAGCGCTGCAAAACTCAGACGGTAACATCGTTGAGTTTGGTATTGACCCCACTGGTGGTTCTATTCTGGGCCTGCTGGTTCAGGCACCAACGCTTAAAGAGCGTGTTGAACAAGGTGGCGTGGTTGGTTACATCATTCTTATTGTAGGTGCGTTCGGTCTTATTCTGGCTATCTGGCGCCTGGTTGCATTAACAATCACTAAAGCAAAAGTTGATAAGCAGCTTAAGTCTAAAGAAATCAAAACAACGAACCCCCTGGGTCGTGTACTGAAAGTCCGTGATACGTATCCACATGCGGATACTGAAGCGCTGGAACTGCACTTAACCGAAGCGATTTTAGGTGAAGTGCCTAAGCTGAGCCGTAATCTGACCATCATCAAAATTATCTCAGTTGTTGCACCGCTGATGGGTCTGTTGGGTACGGTTACCGGTATGATTAATACCTTCCAGGCAATCACATTGTTTGGTACGGGTGACCCCAAACTGATGGCAGGTGGTATCTCTACCGCGCTGGTTACAACGGTTCTGGGTCTGGTTGTGGCTATTCCTATGACACTGCTTTACGCCATGCTGAATACCCGTAGCAAAAACATCGTTTACATTCTGCAGGAACAAGCTGCAGGGGTTATCGCAGAGCGCGCTGAGCGGAGCTAA
- a CDS encoding DUF3450 domain-containing protein has protein sequence MKLFNSLLLASAMMASAAMAQDDEDLKPVVDEAAKINESAAQSQEKINKITNQIDSKLQQFKTLNKEIEGLEVYNAQLRKQIENQKQEMSDLNDSIDEVSVIERQITPLMIRMIEGLEQFIELDVPFLPEERANRVADLKNLMDRADVAASEKFRRVMEAYQVEMEYGRTMEAYNGIHEIDGQERDVEFLRLGRTALIYQTRDASSQGVWNKQTRQWEELDSSYRTQITKGLRMAKKQLAPDMLMLPVAMTE, from the coding sequence ATGAAGCTTTTCAACTCCTTGCTACTGGCAAGTGCCATGATGGCATCAGCTGCTATGGCGCAAGATGATGAAGATTTAAAACCCGTTGTGGACGAGGCGGCAAAGATCAATGAATCGGCGGCGCAGTCACAGGAAAAAATCAACAAAATCACCAACCAAATCGACAGTAAACTACAGCAGTTTAAAACTCTGAATAAAGAGATTGAAGGTCTGGAAGTTTACAACGCGCAGTTGCGTAAACAGATTGAAAATCAGAAGCAGGAAATGTCTGATTTGAACGACTCTATCGATGAAGTATCGGTAATCGAGCGTCAAATTACGCCATTGATGATTCGCATGATTGAAGGTCTTGAGCAGTTCATCGAACTGGATGTGCCCTTCTTACCGGAAGAGCGTGCAAATCGTGTTGCTGACCTTAAAAATCTGATGGACCGCGCTGATGTTGCAGCATCAGAAAAATTCCGTCGGGTGATGGAAGCATACCAGGTAGAAATGGAATACGGCCGTACAATGGAAGCCTATAACGGTATTCATGAAATCGACGGTCAGGAGCGTGACGTTGAGTTTTTACGCTTAGGTCGTACCGCACTGATTTATCAAACCCGCGATGCCAGCAGTCAGGGTGTCTGGAACAAGCAAACCCGCCAATGGGAAGAGCTGGACAGCAGCTACCGCACCCAGATTACTAAAGGCCTGAGAATGGCGAAGAAACAACTGGCACCAGACATGCTGATGCTGCCAGTGGCAATGACAGAGTAA
- a CDS encoding TonB-dependent receptor domain-containing protein yields MIYKSRSMPSKSKLYAAVSVALMASALSSQAALAQEGQTQADEQEVIEEVVATGTRLKGTAAAVLQERQNQAFVADILGADQISRTGDGDAASALRRVTGLTLVDGKFIYVRGLGERYSSTQLNGMGVPSPDPTRSVVPLDLFPSDIIESLNVQKSFSPDMPAHFGGGNVNIRTKSIPSEFVFKLSGGVDYNTNNSTDGFFYSGGGDDWTGRDDGTRALSGVIQSNLDKAQADDGIEGSGTYPLTLEERKEMLGSMFWDIGPDPKNVDPDFDIGATLGNRFVTDVGEFGFLSAISYENEWNVGREKSGTNLGTVGCADLPDSEKENGKCFAQSYDGVETEQSVSWSGMFNVGYEYNSNHRLELTNVILHDMNDRVRVRDFVDVNETIFGTRELERVDMLFEERRMTSSQIKGTHNFPKLNFMYFDWYAGTSRANRDAPGGLSATYQKNLDDGEFISQQLQDVSATNVNRQYQSLRDVSDTWGWNLGYPIMLDGIDLEVKAGADFFEKARKAENITIQVPHRAIADDALFGDQIDEIFAADQLASDDFYGSSTGAGILQSNMADGDEYAAGTKVDAYYLMADAFINNKWRFSGGVRYEDFRQISVPFSAHANTFSVESEEIAQLAFMEDDFFPSLAVTYIMDDEMQFRFNISESAIRPDLRDISTTFFIDPLTEFLVRGSPLLKSSKLRNADFRWEWYREAGNNLSAAIFYKDIENPIELVELGTVGGAAPNLLTANGESGELYGVEVEFLQDLSIIDDRLVDFFVTGNVTMSDSEVVIGAADDDRTSLFERQLLDALDATSASNIVTNNERRLVGHSEWVLNLQMGYDSPNGEHSATLVYNAFGPRIIVPGTRGNEDAEEQTFHSIDFNYSYYPDFNSQVKFSIKNLLDQEKRIEQEGLDLLREERGIEFGLSYSYTF; encoded by the coding sequence ATGATTTACAAAAGCCGTTCGATGCCATCAAAATCGAAGCTATACGCAGCAGTAAGCGTAGCACTAATGGCGAGCGCACTTTCCTCTCAGGCAGCACTGGCGCAGGAAGGTCAGACTCAGGCCGATGAACAGGAAGTCATCGAAGAAGTTGTTGCCACCGGCACACGACTCAAAGGCACAGCCGCAGCGGTATTGCAGGAACGTCAGAATCAGGCATTCGTGGCAGATATTTTAGGTGCTGACCAGATCTCACGTACCGGCGACGGTGACGCAGCATCAGCACTTCGTCGTGTAACAGGTCTAACCCTGGTAGATGGCAAATTTATTTATGTGCGTGGTTTAGGTGAGCGCTACTCAAGTACACAGCTAAACGGCATGGGCGTACCCAGCCCGGATCCAACCCGCTCAGTTGTACCGCTGGATTTATTTCCATCGGATATTATTGAAAGCCTGAACGTACAAAAGTCGTTTTCTCCGGATATGCCAGCACACTTCGGTGGGGGTAATGTAAATATCCGCACCAAGTCCATCCCGTCGGAATTTGTTTTCAAGCTTTCTGGTGGCGTTGACTATAACACCAACAATTCTACAGATGGCTTTTTCTACAGTGGCGGTGGTGATGACTGGACAGGTCGCGACGATGGTACGCGTGCACTGTCTGGTGTGATTCAGTCTAATCTGGATAAAGCACAGGCCGATGATGGCATTGAAGGCTCTGGCACTTATCCGCTGACGCTTGAAGAGCGCAAGGAAATGCTGGGCTCAATGTTCTGGGATATCGGCCCGGATCCTAAAAATGTAGACCCTGATTTTGATATTGGCGCCACATTAGGTAACCGCTTTGTTACCGATGTTGGTGAATTCGGATTCTTATCAGCCATTTCTTACGAAAACGAATGGAATGTCGGGCGGGAAAAGTCAGGTACTAATCTGGGTACCGTCGGCTGCGCTGACTTACCAGACAGTGAAAAAGAAAATGGTAAGTGCTTTGCACAATCGTATGATGGTGTTGAAACAGAGCAAAGCGTCAGTTGGAGCGGAATGTTTAACGTAGGTTACGAATACAACAGTAACCATCGCCTGGAGCTTACTAACGTTATACTGCACGACATGAACGATCGTGTTCGTGTGCGTGATTTTGTTGACGTGAACGAAACTATTTTTGGCACCCGTGAACTTGAGCGTGTTGATATGCTTTTTGAAGAGCGTCGTATGACCTCCAGCCAAATCAAAGGCACGCACAACTTCCCTAAGCTTAACTTCATGTATTTCGATTGGTATGCCGGCACCAGTCGTGCAAACCGGGATGCGCCCGGTGGCTTGTCAGCGACCTACCAGAAGAATCTGGACGATGGTGAGTTTATCTCACAGCAACTGCAGGATGTATCTGCAACTAACGTGAATCGTCAGTATCAGAGTCTGCGGGATGTTTCTGATACGTGGGGCTGGAACTTAGGCTATCCCATCATGCTTGATGGCATCGATCTGGAAGTTAAGGCTGGTGCGGACTTTTTCGAAAAAGCCCGTAAAGCAGAAAATATCACGATTCAGGTTCCGCACCGTGCTATAGCAGATGACGCCTTGTTCGGTGATCAAATTGATGAGATCTTTGCTGCAGACCAGTTGGCCAGTGACGACTTTTACGGCAGTTCAACCGGTGCCGGAATCTTACAGTCAAACATGGCTGACGGTGATGAATACGCCGCAGGAACTAAAGTTGATGCGTATTACCTGATGGCTGATGCGTTTATCAATAATAAGTGGCGCTTCTCAGGCGGTGTGCGGTATGAAGACTTCCGTCAGATTTCCGTGCCGTTTTCCGCGCACGCGAACACGTTCTCGGTAGAGTCTGAGGAAATTGCGCAATTGGCGTTTATGGAAGATGATTTCTTCCCGTCACTGGCGGTCACTTACATCATGGATGATGAGATGCAGTTCCGCTTTAATATCAGTGAATCGGCAATTCGTCCGGATCTACGTGATATCAGTACCACGTTCTTCATTGACCCGTTAACAGAGTTCCTGGTACGTGGTTCGCCTTTGCTGAAAAGCTCAAAACTTCGCAACGCAGATTTTCGTTGGGAATGGTATCGTGAAGCCGGTAATAACCTGTCAGCAGCGATATTCTACAAAGACATCGAAAACCCGATTGAGCTGGTTGAGCTGGGTACAGTAGGTGGTGCAGCGCCAAACTTGCTGACTGCCAACGGTGAGTCCGGTGAATTATACGGTGTGGAAGTCGAGTTTCTGCAGGACCTGAGCATCATCGATGACCGTTTGGTCGACTTCTTCGTGACTGGTAACGTGACCATGTCCGACTCAGAAGTTGTCATCGGTGCTGCCGATGATGATCGCACCAGTCTGTTTGAGCGCCAGTTACTTGATGCGCTTGATGCAACCAGCGCGTCGAATATCGTTACCAACAACGAGCGTCGTCTGGTTGGTCACTCTGAGTGGGTACTGAACCTGCAGATGGGTTATGACTCACCCAATGGCGAGCATTCTGCCACACTGGTTTATAACGCCTTTGGTCCACGAATTATCGTGCCCGGAACACGTGGTAATGAAGATGCAGAGGAACAGACGTTCCATTCAATCGACTTTAATTACTCGTATTATCCGGATTTCAATTCGCAGGTGAAATTCAGTATTAAAAACCTGCTGGACCAGGAAAAACGCATTGAACAGGAAGGCCTTGATTTGTTGCGCGAAGAACGCGGAATTGAATTCGGCTTAAGCTATAGCTACACGTTCTAA
- a CDS encoding PstS family phosphate ABC transporter substrate-binding protein has product MLKTIAALFICVMPAVLMAATDDVPEYTRQPGVAGKITSVGSDTLANLMTFWSQEFKTLYPQVKFQIQASGSSTAPPALTEGTATIGPMSRALKPSEIREFTREHGYPPTVLRVAMDAIAIFVERRNPIEGATLQEVDAIFSHTRFCGGPEPITRWHQLGVDTGISNSPIRLFGRNSVSGTYGLFKVMALCDGDFRATVNEQPGSASVVLSVATSRNGMGYAAYGYKTAGVRALPIGEDKAHLIPLTSDTVRNETYPFSRFLYLVINKAPGKPLPVLEREFLRFILSRQGQQQVARDGYFPVRDDVLLRQRRLLDEK; this is encoded by the coding sequence ATGCTCAAAACAATCGCCGCGTTATTCATTTGCGTAATGCCTGCTGTACTCATGGCGGCTACTGATGATGTTCCGGAATATACGCGCCAGCCAGGTGTGGCAGGCAAAATTACGTCTGTGGGCTCTGATACGCTGGCAAACCTGATGACATTCTGGTCGCAGGAATTTAAGACGCTCTACCCGCAGGTGAAATTTCAGATACAGGCGTCAGGTTCATCGACTGCGCCGCCGGCACTTACCGAAGGCACGGCAACCATCGGCCCGATGAGCCGGGCGCTGAAGCCCAGCGAAATTCGTGAATTCACGCGAGAACACGGCTATCCGCCTACCGTATTGCGGGTTGCCATGGACGCCATTGCCATTTTTGTAGAGCGGCGCAATCCAATTGAAGGAGCCACACTGCAAGAGGTTGATGCTATCTTCTCACACACCCGCTTTTGCGGCGGGCCAGAGCCAATCACTCGCTGGCATCAGTTAGGGGTGGATACCGGCATTAGCAATTCCCCCATCCGTCTGTTTGGGCGTAATTCCGTTTCGGGCACTTACGGGCTGTTTAAAGTCATGGCCCTGTGCGACGGCGATTTCAGAGCCACTGTTAATGAGCAGCCCGGCTCGGCCTCTGTTGTGCTCTCGGTGGCTACCAGTCGAAACGGCATGGGATACGCAGCATACGGGTATAAAACTGCCGGGGTGCGTGCACTGCCTATCGGTGAAGATAAAGCACACCTTATACCGCTCACCAGCGACACAGTTCGCAATGAAACGTATCCTTTTTCCCGTTTTCTTTATCTCGTCATCAATAAGGCACCGGGGAAACCGTTGCCAGTACTGGAAAGAGAGTTTCTGCGTTTTATTTTGTCCCGGCAGGGTCAGCAACAGGTAGCCAGAGATGGCTACTTTCCGGTACGTGATGATGTCTTACTACGCCAGCGGCGTTTACTGGATGAGAAGTAA
- the phoR gene encoding phosphate regulon sensor histidine kinase PhoR: MYYPFSWLKSLLRLGGYLLVFAVVGWYLDDMLLAITLGALVLLTINYWQLLKLNRWLWHSRKMSPPTVKGVWEHIYEGIYYLQRRNRNKRKELGELVKRFREGSEALPDAAVVVDAKANIIWCNRLARLDLGLKWPADAGRRLDNLIRHPDFIAYFHAGDFDHPIEVPAPTNPGKTFEYRIMPYGEAHLLLIARDITRVSQLEEMRKDFVANVSHELRTPLTVLHGYLELLPADEQENPFQAKAINEMAAQTQRMQNLVEDLLVLSRIEASSERIYENIVDMPAMFRQMEAEAQALNKDKHHTITFHIDNALKVFGVETELRSACSNLVFNAVHYTPAGGQIDVYWKADNEGARFMVVDNGDGIAQNHLARLTERFYRVDKARSRKTGGSGLGLSIVKHVLTHHNSRLEIASTVGQGSEFSFLLSQELIAGT; this comes from the coding sequence ATGTATTATCCTTTTTCCTGGTTAAAAAGCCTGCTGCGATTAGGCGGTTATTTGCTGGTGTTTGCTGTAGTGGGATGGTACCTGGATGACATGTTGCTGGCGATAACGCTGGGGGCGCTGGTGTTGCTTACTATCAACTATTGGCAACTGCTCAAGCTGAATCGCTGGTTGTGGCACAGCCGCAAGATGTCGCCACCTACTGTAAAGGGGGTGTGGGAACATATTTATGAAGGTATCTATTACCTGCAGCGGCGTAATCGCAATAAACGCAAAGAGCTGGGTGAGCTGGTAAAGCGTTTTCGCGAAGGTTCTGAAGCACTTCCTGACGCGGCTGTGGTAGTCGATGCCAAAGCCAACATTATTTGGTGTAACCGTTTGGCCCGCCTCGATCTAGGATTGAAGTGGCCGGCCGATGCCGGACGGCGTCTGGATAACCTTATCCGCCATCCTGACTTTATTGCTTATTTTCATGCCGGGGATTTCGACCATCCCATTGAGGTGCCGGCTCCCACCAACCCGGGCAAGACATTCGAGTACCGCATCATGCCTTATGGCGAGGCGCACCTGCTGCTGATCGCCCGCGACATTACCCGGGTGTCGCAGTTAGAAGAAATGCGTAAAGACTTTGTGGCTAATGTGTCACATGAACTGCGCACGCCATTGACGGTACTGCATGGCTATCTTGAGTTGTTGCCCGCTGATGAACAGGAAAACCCGTTTCAGGCCAAAGCGATAAACGAGATGGCTGCCCAGACCCAGCGGATGCAAAATCTGGTCGAGGACTTACTGGTATTATCGCGTATTGAGGCAAGCTCTGAGCGCATTTACGAAAACATCGTGGATATGCCGGCAATGTTCCGGCAGATGGAAGCTGAGGCGCAGGCTCTGAATAAAGATAAGCATCACACGATTACTTTTCACATTGATAATGCGCTGAAAGTGTTCGGGGTAGAAACAGAGCTGCGCAGCGCCTGCTCTAACCTGGTGTTTAACGCCGTACATTATACGCCCGCTGGTGGTCAGATAGACGTTTACTGGAAAGCCGATAACGAGGGCGCACGCTTTATGGTGGTAGATAACGGTGATGGCATTGCGCAAAATCACCTGGCGCGTCTGACGGAGCGTTTCTACCGGGTAGATAAGGCCCGTTCCCGTAAGACCGGCGGCTCCGGACTGGGGCTGTCGATAGTTAAACATGTGCTGACTCACCATAACTCAAGACTCGAAATTGCCAGTACTGTCGGGCAGGGTAGTGAGTTTTCGTTTTTACTCAGTCAGGAATTGATAGCGGGGACATAA
- the phoB gene encoding phosphate regulon transcriptional regulator PhoB yields MSRTVLLVEDEAPIREMLKFVLEQSGFTTVEAEDYDIAQEKICEPYPDLILLDWMLPGGSGVQLAKNLKQHEFTRDIPVIMLTARGEEDDKIRGLDAGADDYITKPFSPKELVARIKAVMRRVTPTSKEEPIEFNGLKLEPTSHRVSANDEAVDMGPTEFKLLHFFMTHPERVYSREQLLDNVWGTNVYVEDRTVDVHIRRLRKAIAKHSHDAMIQTVRGAGYRFSTK; encoded by the coding sequence ATGTCTCGGACAGTCTTATTGGTAGAGGACGAAGCGCCAATTCGCGAAATGTTAAAGTTTGTCCTGGAGCAATCTGGTTTTACTACCGTTGAAGCGGAAGACTATGATATTGCACAGGAAAAAATCTGTGAGCCGTATCCGGATCTGATTTTGCTGGACTGGATGTTACCCGGTGGCAGCGGTGTTCAGCTGGCTAAAAATCTTAAACAACATGAGTTTACCCGCGATATCCCGGTCATTATGCTTACCGCACGTGGTGAGGAAGACGACAAGATTCGAGGGCTGGATGCAGGCGCTGATGATTACATTACCAAGCCGTTTTCACCTAAAGAGCTGGTAGCGCGAATTAAAGCGGTAATGCGTCGCGTGACGCCAACTTCAAAAGAAGAGCCCATCGAGTTTAACGGACTGAAACTGGAACCCACCTCGCATCGTGTGTCGGCAAACGACGAAGCGGTAGATATGGGGCCCACCGAATTCAAGTTGCTGCACTTTTTTATGACACACCCTGAGCGGGTTTATTCACGCGAGCAGCTGCTGGACAACGTTTGGGGCACGAATGTGTATGTGGAAGATCGTACCGTAGATGTTCACATTCGTCGTCTGCGTAAAGCAATTGCCAAGCATAGCCACGATGCGATGATTCAAACAGTTCGTGGTGCAGGGTATCGCTTTTCTACAAAATAA
- a CDS encoding sensor histidine kinase gives MTPVKTGLSKKLLTRVLSVYFILTFIVTVGQIFTEYFSTKQNIEGELQTLKNTFSTSLTRAIWELNTPQALTIARGLMELPIVEGVQIRDETGEYIANLGNTADQPRQPINSGMMQDHPGGVFGYSFPLIFEFSGRASHVGDVTLYSSFDIIYSRIEIGIFFLIGNAIVKTAFLVFLFMTAFRRLLSEPLASITEQMSAFDPEHPKDSKISVFVEDDNELRRLQFSYNQVIDDLIASQNKLRGTQMKLERSYQQIDEQNLLLEQEVAKKTASLSQIMLDLEQQKDELIGNQRELRAEIENRQRVENELRKRNNELASSMDTLNQAKDQLLESERMATLGGLVAGITHDVNTPIGVSVTAASFLEDRLNKLQKQFEDKTLTAGQMESFLDESHQTTSLLMKNLQRACELIESFKQISVDQTSDAERKFNLGEYIDEVMQSLKPSFKHTTHKFNIECPDDLVIRCAPGVIAQIITNMVMNSLIHGFDGVHNGRVSLSVSVDGDDVVMDYRDNGKGLTEAQLDKLFDAFFTTRRSDGGSGLGTHIMYNLVTQALNGTITPTSAPGKGLSYHIRFPLRR, from the coding sequence ATGACCCCAGTAAAAACCGGCTTGTCGAAAAAATTGCTGACGCGTGTTCTGTCGGTTTATTTTATCCTGACATTCATCGTGACTGTGGGCCAGATTTTCACTGAGTATTTCAGCACCAAGCAGAATATTGAAGGTGAGCTACAAACTCTTAAAAATACGTTTTCTACCAGTCTGACCCGAGCAATATGGGAACTTAATACGCCCCAGGCGCTGACTATCGCCCGCGGCCTGATGGAACTGCCTATCGTTGAAGGCGTTCAAATTCGTGATGAAACCGGCGAATATATTGCCAACCTTGGCAATACCGCAGATCAGCCCCGTCAGCCTATCAACAGCGGTATGATGCAGGACCACCCCGGCGGCGTTTTCGGCTACAGCTTCCCGCTTATTTTTGAGTTTTCCGGGCGCGCCTCGCACGTCGGTGATGTTACCCTGTATTCCAGTTTTGATATTATTTACAGTCGGATCGAAATCGGCATTTTCTTTCTGATTGGTAATGCCATTGTCAAAACGGCCTTTCTGGTCTTCCTGTTTATGACGGCCTTTCGCCGCTTGCTATCTGAACCGCTGGCCAGTATCACCGAGCAAATGAGTGCTTTTGATCCTGAGCACCCTAAAGACTCGAAAATTTCTGTTTTTGTTGAGGACGATAATGAACTTCGTCGTCTGCAGTTTTCCTACAATCAGGTTATCGATGATCTGATAGCCTCGCAGAACAAGTTGCGTGGCACGCAAATGAAACTGGAACGCAGTTACCAGCAGATTGATGAACAAAATCTGCTGCTGGAACAGGAAGTCGCCAAAAAGACCGCTTCGCTGTCGCAGATAATGCTGGATCTCGAGCAGCAAAAAGATGAGCTAATCGGCAATCAGCGTGAGCTGCGTGCCGAAATTGAAAACCGACAGCGCGTTGAAAACGAGCTGAGAAAGCGAAACAACGAGCTGGCCAGCTCAATGGACACACTCAACCAAGCCAAAGACCAGTTGCTGGAGTCTGAGCGAATGGCCACCTTAGGCGGCCTTGTTGCCGGTATCACCCATGATGTAAATACTCCTATCGGAGTGAGCGTGACAGCGGCCAGCTTCCTTGAAGACAGGCTGAACAAACTGCAAAAGCAGTTTGAAGATAAAACCCTGACTGCGGGTCAGATGGAAAGTTTTCTGGATGAATCCCACCAGACAACCTCATTATTGATGAAGAACCTGCAGCGCGCCTGTGAGCTTATCGAGTCGTTCAAACAGATTTCGGTTGACCAAACCAGTGACGCTGAGCGCAAGTTCAATCTTGGTGAGTACATCGATGAGGTCATGCAGTCACTCAAACCCAGCTTCAAACACACTACACATAAATTTAATATTGAGTGCCCCGACGATTTGGTCATTCGCTGTGCGCCCGGCGTTATCGCCCAAATCATTACGAATATGGTAATGAACTCGCTGATTCACGGTTTCGACGGTGTCCATAATGGACGGGTTTCCCTTAGCGTGAGTGTCGACGGCGATGACGTTGTTATGGATTATCGCGATAACGGTAAAGGGCTTACCGAAGCGCAATTAGATAAGCTTTTTGATGCCTTTTTTACCACCCGTCGCAGTGACGGCGGCAGCGGACTGGGCACCCACATCATGTATAACCTGGTGACCCAGGCATTAAACGGTACAATTACGCCGACCAGCGCGCCGGGCAAAGGCTTAAGTTACCATATCCGCTTCCCGCTGCGCCGTTAG